The genomic region CGCGCTTTCCCGCTCCAGAGTCGCTGTTTCCGCATCCCACAGCTTCACCATCCCGTCGCCGGAGGAGGTCGCCAACCGCTTCCCGTCTACCGACCAGGCGACGCTCCAGGCCCCGTAGGCATGGCCTGGCAGGAGGGCAAGCGGTTCTTCCGTGTCCCAATCCCAAATCTGAACCGTCCCGTCGCCGCAGGCGGAAGCCAGCCGGGCGCCGTCCGGCGAGAAGGCGACTCCGAAGAGCAGACCGAATTGGGTTTGCAGGCGCGGCAACTCCTCGCCGGTGGCAAGGTCCCAACGCGAGAGATACCCCTGATCGCCACCCGTGACCAGGACCGAATCATCGGCGGAAAAAGCCAGGCTGCGGATTCCATAGCCCCAATACCCCAGCAGAGGATTCTCGAATTTATGCCGGGCAATTCCGGAGGATATATCCCAAACGACGACGGAGCCCTCTTCCGACCCGGAGGCGAGGTAGGCCGGTTGACTGCCGGCGCCGCTCCATCCGGAAAAAGCCAGCCCGTGGACCGGACGCGAATGCCAGGCCAGCCGCAGGATGATTTTCCATGAAACGGTATCTAGGACAACCACCTTCCCATCCTGCCGTCCGGCCGCCAGCCATTCGCCGCCGGGGGAAAAGAGGACGGCGAGGACCGGGGTGTCGGTGGGAAACACAGTTTGCACCCGCCATTCGTCGGTTCGGAAGACTTCGACTCCCCGCGCGGAAGCCAGCGCCAGCAGGGAGCCGTCCGGCGAAAAATCGGCCGCCGCCGGCCATCCGCCGCCGAACCGGCCAACCGCGGCCAACTTCTCCAGATTGAACTCGCTCAAGACTTCCGCCGCAGGGGTGACGGCCGGGACGGACATTTGCTGCCGATCCGGAAGAAGCGTGGGATAAAAGGCCGGGACGGCGAGTGAAGGCGTTGAAGCCGCCGGGGAAAGCTCGTCTTGGAAGGCGGGGGTTCCGCGCGGCCAAAGGACAAAGGCGGCGGCGGCGACACCGGCGACACCGGCCAACGCGAGGGTCGATCGAAGGATCCGATTACGATGAGATGCCATTTGGCAAGCCTGGCGTCATGAGCCGTTCCCGGAAAGGCGGTCCGCGATCCATTGCATAACGGACAGCGCCAACCCGATCAGCGCGACGGGGATCAGCGCCGCGAGGAAGAAGGCCAAACCGCAGATTGCGGCGGGCGTACCATAGGTCAGGGCGATCAGCGCCGTGCCTATAAGTATGGTCAGCGCCAAACCCCCGAATATAAGCCGCTGTTTCGTCTGCCGGGCATGCCGCCGCAGATCCACCGCTTCACCGGGCATAACTTCCATCCTTGGTAAAATTGTATCATCCGCTGTGCAAAGCCACTTGACGCTGACATTTCGAGTGGCTATGATTCAAAGACCGCTTCCGGATCTCGACCGCCGGTCCTATTTCCTCTCGGAGAGACGTCCTTGATCATCCTCGAATTGCGCGAACTCGCCATGGTGCTGGATCGGAAGGTGACTGCCCTTCAAAGGGAGTTCACCCGTCTCGCCGATCGGCTTGTGGTTTTGCGCAGAAAATGGACGGAAGAGGAGGAAACGGAGCGGCCGAAAATCCTCAAGGAACAGGAAACCCTAAAAGAAAAACAGCTTCTCCTTGCCGAACAGGTTAATATCTGGCGGGACCGACTGCGGGCGATCGAAAACCCGTCCGGAGAAAAGGCGCTGCTGGCCTCGCTGGAGGAATCCCTGGCCTGCGGGGATGCGGAGGTGGTCGCCGCCGTCCAGCGGGCGAAGCAATTGTTGGAGATGGATCCGGAAGAGAAGGCGGCGCTGTTTAACCAAACCGTTTCCGCCGCCTCCAACACTCCGGTGGGCAGGCTCATCCAGCGCGCGAAAACCTCCTACGACCTCCGCAACGGCGGTCCCGTAACGCGCCAGGAAGTCGCGGTGGAATTCGCCAATCGTTCGGGCGTGGCTCAGGAGGATTCCATCCTTTCTGAGTTGGAGGCCGCCGCGCAGGATTCCGATCCGGTGGTCTCCGACGTCTGCCTCCGGACCTTGGTGCAGATCCTGCGCTTCCGCGCGGTGCGCGCCGCAGAATTGGATACCGTCCATGCGGCGGTTGTAAAATTGACGAAAATCCGGAACTCCGTCGTCGTTCCGGTTCTGATCGAAATCATGAAAAATCCACGTCAGGGTTACCTCATGGTGGACGGCAGCCTGCAGGAACAATCCAACGGCCCGTCGCGCCTGCAGGCGCTGATCGCGCTGGTGGAATTCCGCACCAAGGAAGCCCAGACTGCGATCCGTACCCGACGCTTCGACAAAGATCCGAGCGTCGCCAACGCGGCCGAGCGGGCGCTCCAGGCATTCCCGGGCGAATGGGGCGAGAACCCGGAATAAGCGACGGTTCCGCACTTCTCCCGCCAAGCGGGACGGGGCGGTCGCGGCGACGGGAGTAACAATGCGGCGGGGGAGGGGACGGGATGCTATCCGACCAATCCAAACGCAGGCTGTTGGCCCTGGCCAGGGAATCGATAGCGGCGCAATTAAAGAATGAAACCGCGCCGCATTTGGATCCGGAAACCCTGCCGCCAGAATTGCTGGCGCCCGGCGCCAGTTTTGTCACCCTTTCCCGCGGCGGTCAGCTGCGCGGCTGCATCGGCAGCCTGGAAGCCCGCCAAAGCTTGGCGGCAGACGTTCAGGAGCACGCCGGTGACGCGGCGTTCCGGGATTTCCGCTTCCCGCCGCTGGCTGATTCGGAACTGCCGGATTTGGAGAT from Anaerolineales bacterium harbors:
- the amrA gene encoding AmmeMemoRadiSam system protein A; protein product: MLSDQSKRRLLALARESIAAQLKNETAPHLDPETLPPELLAPGASFVTLSRGGQLRGCIGSLEARQSLAADVQEHAGDAAFRDFRFPPLADSELPDLEIEISVLSVPEPLRYSNPEQLPGLLHPGVDGVILARGLRRATFLPQVWEKVPDPVAFLDMLCEKMGFDYDLWRREKLEVFVYHVESFLEASLKDG